A stretch of the Bacteroidales bacterium genome encodes the following:
- a CDS encoding DUF1987 domain-containing protein: protein MKPIVLEETASTPRVVFDINKNQFEITGCSRPEDVRSFYMPIVDWLMTLNANSVNYIERFKKDAAVFKIKLSYFNSSSAKFILDIMLLLNMMHKNGLNVSLEWLYEKGDEDMLEVGKELAEMINFQLKFVEV, encoded by the coding sequence ATGAAACCCATTGTACTAGAAGAAACGGCATCCACTCCACGGGTAGTTTTTGACATTAATAAAAACCAATTTGAAATTACTGGTTGCTCAAGACCAGAAGATGTCAGAAGTTTTTATATGCCTATAGTTGACTGGTTAATGACTCTCAATGCCAATAGTGTCAATTATATAGAAAGGTTTAAAAAAGATGCCGCAGTTTTTAAAATTAAATTATCATACTTTAACTCCTCTTCTGCAAAATTTATTCTAGATATAATGCTATTATTAAATATGATGCATAAAAATGGATTGAATGTGTCTTTAGAATGGCTATATGAAAAAGGCGATGAGGATATGTTAGAAGTTGGTAAGGAATTAGCAGAAATGATCAATTTTCAATTGAAATTTGTAGAAGTGTAA
- a CDS encoding bifunctional metallophosphatase/5'-nucleotidase, with translation MIYVDCDDVISESTSSYIEIIKREFGIDRCFEDIKSFDLKESFGLTQEQYDHFFEIIHSHEELIKFKPVEGAIETMNEWAKKGNKIGIVTGRLTTAYDSTIEWLANNKVPYNDFIIVDKYNRPSMDKTIAKPLEYLRSLKIDFAIEDSLSTANYLAEHLNIKVALMDRPWNRNGYINKNIIRVFNWKEIKELYKKTSIV, from the coding sequence ATGATTTATGTTGATTGCGACGATGTAATATCAGAGAGTACATCATCGTATATTGAGATTATTAAAAGAGAATTTGGTATTGACCGATGCTTTGAAGACATTAAATCGTTTGATTTAAAAGAGTCATTCGGTTTAACGCAGGAGCAGTATGATCATTTTTTTGAAATTATACATTCACACGAAGAACTTATAAAGTTTAAACCTGTAGAAGGGGCAATAGAAACAATGAACGAATGGGCAAAAAAGGGCAACAAAATAGGCATTGTTACAGGACGATTAACTACTGCATATGATTCTACAATAGAATGGTTGGCAAATAACAAAGTGCCATACAATGATTTTATAATTGTCGACAAGTATAATCGTCCCAGTATGGACAAAACTATAGCTAAACCCCTAGAGTATTTGCGTTCTTTAAAAATAGATTTTGCAATTGAAGATTCCTTATCAACGGCAAACTATTTAGCTGAACACTTAAATATTAAAGTTGCTTTAATGGATAGACCGTGGAACCGGAATGGCTATATAAACAAAAATATTATTAGAGTGTTTAATTGGAAGGAAATTAAGGAGTTATACAAAAAAACATCAATTGTATAA
- a CDS encoding GtrA family protein, protein MSLLKLVQNRIIHLIGYFHKPFKKIIPLETFTYAVCGASNTAFDIFLYFISYNFILKKEVVDLGFVAISPHIAAFIMSFCISFPTGFALNKYITFNKSKLKGTKQLFRYGLVVSTCILLNYLFLKLFVEVFFWYPTPSKIVTTIIVTIFSYFSQKYYTFKTLKETEHENI, encoded by the coding sequence ATGTCATTGTTAAAATTAGTACAGAATAGAATAATACACTTAATTGGTTATTTTCATAAACCTTTTAAAAAGATAATTCCTTTAGAGACCTTTACTTATGCTGTCTGTGGAGCTTCTAATACAGCGTTTGATATATTTTTGTATTTTATTAGTTATAATTTTATTTTAAAAAAAGAGGTGGTTGATCTGGGATTTGTAGCTATTTCTCCACATATAGCGGCGTTTATTATGTCATTTTGCATCTCCTTCCCAACAGGATTCGCCTTAAATAAATATATAACTTTTAATAAATCGAAGTTAAAAGGCACTAAACAGTTATTTCGGTATGGGCTTGTAGTATCGACATGTATTCTCCTGAACTATTTGTTCTTAAAGCTGTTTGTCGAAGTGTTTTTTTGGTATCCAACACCATCAAAAATTGTCACAACTATAATTGTAACTATTTTTAGCTATTTCTCACAAAAATATTATACCTTTAAAACTCTTAAAGAAACTGAACACGAGAATATATAA
- the purS gene encoding phosphoribosylformylglycinamidine synthase subunit PurS, whose translation MKFQAEIDVMPLKALLDPQGKLVTTTLQNMGYKGVDNVRVGKHISLEIEAKDEKQARQLIDEACKKILSNPIMENYEFRLKAL comes from the coding sequence ATGAAATTCCAAGCAGAAATTGACGTAATGCCTTTAAAGGCACTACTTGACCCACAAGGGAAACTGGTAACAACAACATTGCAAAACATGGGTTACAAAGGTGTTGACAACGTTAGAGTTGGCAAACATATTTCATTAGAAATTGAAGCTAAAGATGAAAAGCAAGCGCGTCAATTAATTGACGAAGCATGCAAAAAAATCTTGTCAAATCCAATAATGGAGAATTACGAATTTAGACTTAAAGCTTTATAA
- the pssA gene encoding CDP-diacylglycerol--serine O-phosphatidyltransferase — protein MKFFKFVPNLLTSANLFCGCLAVVFAFEGKLDIALYFVLLSAVFDFLDGFAARLLKAYSAIGKELDSLADLISFGMAPATMLYVACEDIWSFAFFKYLPFLIVIFSAIRLAKFNIDTRQETDFIGLPTPANALFFVSFANLIYYSEFIMSQVLIGAITVLFSLLLVSEIKVFSLKKLSANKLKLVNAILLAIVSIIAVVYFKLFAGVVIIPFYLLFSGIATIFAGVNNKNLPQG, from the coding sequence ATTAAATTTTTCAAGTTTGTCCCGAATTTGCTTACTTCAGCCAATCTTTTCTGCGGCTGTTTAGCTGTTGTGTTTGCGTTTGAAGGCAAACTTGATATTGCGCTTTATTTTGTTTTACTCTCAGCAGTTTTTGATTTTCTTGATGGTTTTGCAGCAAGACTTTTAAAAGCCTATTCAGCTATTGGGAAAGAGCTTGATTCACTTGCCGATTTGATCAGTTTTGGAATGGCACCAGCGACAATGTTATACGTTGCATGCGAAGATATTTGGAGCTTTGCTTTTTTTAAATATTTGCCGTTTTTAATAGTTATATTCTCAGCAATTAGATTAGCGAAATTTAATATAGACACAAGACAAGAAACTGATTTTATTGGATTGCCAACACCCGCAAATGCATTATTTTTTGTTTCTTTTGCTAATTTAATATACTATTCAGAATTTATTATGAGTCAGGTGTTAATAGGAGCTATAACTGTTTTATTTTCGCTATTATTAGTTTCGGAGATAAAAGTATTTTCACTGAAAAAACTTTCAGCTAATAAATTAAAACTTGTTAATGCAATATTGTTAGCAATTGTCAGCATTATTGCTGTTGTTTATTTCAAACTTTTTGCAGGAGTAGTTATTATACCTTTTTATTTGTTGTTCTCTGGAATTGCGACAATATTTGCAGGAGTAAACAATAAAAATTTACCTCAAGGATAA
- a CDS encoding adenosine kinase has product MKVIGMGNALVDILIKLKSDNTLHELGFPRGSMQLVDKKRSNEVLAKVSGLDVSQSSGGSAANTIHGLAKLGITTGFIGKVGNDELGNFFADDLKAANIKNHLNNSKTESGRAITLISPDSERTFATYLGAAVELSANDIKADNFKGYNILHIEGYLVQNHDLILNAVKLAKECGLEVSLDLASFNVVEENLEFLKSIVGNYVDIVFANEEEAKSFTKKMPEEAIKELSKVCKVAVVKIGKEGSLIWANNEIVKVGVINAEPVDTTGAGDLYAAGFLYGYIKKKAPSECGWYGAILSGNVIEEVGAKMSDSRWENVLKQIKNHK; this is encoded by the coding sequence ATGAAGGTTATAGGAATGGGCAACGCCCTTGTTGATATTTTAATCAAACTTAAAAGCGATAATACTTTACACGAATTAGGATTCCCTCGTGGTAGCATGCAATTGGTTGATAAAAAACGTTCTAATGAAGTTCTTGCAAAAGTTTCAGGTCTTGATGTTAGCCAATCATCTGGAGGCTCAGCTGCAAACACAATACACGGATTAGCTAAACTTGGAATAACTACTGGCTTTATAGGTAAAGTGGGCAATGACGAGCTTGGTAATTTTTTTGCTGACGACTTAAAAGCTGCCAATATAAAAAACCATCTAAATAATTCAAAAACAGAATCGGGTCGTGCTATTACTTTAATAAGTCCCGATAGTGAGCGCACCTTTGCAACCTATTTAGGTGCAGCAGTTGAGCTAAGTGCAAACGATATCAAAGCAGATAATTTTAAAGGATACAACATTTTACACATTGAAGGCTATTTAGTCCAAAATCACGATTTAATACTAAATGCGGTTAAACTTGCCAAAGAGTGTGGATTAGAAGTATCTCTTGACTTAGCAAGTTTCAATGTTGTTGAGGAAAATTTAGAGTTTCTGAAAAGTATAGTTGGCAACTATGTAGATATTGTGTTTGCCAACGAAGAGGAAGCCAAATCATTCACTAAAAAAATGCCTGAAGAGGCTATAAAAGAGCTTTCAAAAGTATGCAAAGTTGCAGTTGTTAAAATAGGAAAAGAGGGTTCGCTGATTTGGGCAAATAACGAAATAGTTAAAGTTGGAGTTATTAACGCCGAACCTGTTGATACAACTGGTGCGGGAGACCTATATGCTGCAGGATTCCTATATGGATACATAAAAAAGAAAGCACCAAGCGAATGCGGTTGGTATGGAGCCATCTTAAGTGGAAATGTTATTGAGGAGGTGGGTGCAAAAATGAGTGACTCGAGATGGGAAAATGTTTTAAAACAAATTAAAAACCATAAATAG
- a CDS encoding sodium-translocating pyrophosphatase, which yields MPIIFWLVPISSIVALGFAYYFYKKTLSLDEGTDMMKKIALHVRQGAMAYLRQQYKVVAIVFVVITLIFAFLAYGLKIQNPWVPFAFITGGFFSGLAGFFGMKTATYASARTANAARNSLNNGLKVAFRSGAVMGLVVVGLALLDISLWYIILDRFIVEATSAQKLVVITTTMLTFGMGASTQALFARVGGGIYTKAADVGADLVGKIEAGIPEDDPRNPATIADNVGDNVGDVAGMGADLYESYAGSILATASLGAAAFYSFEGDMQLKAVLAPMLVAAVGIFLSIFGIFLVRTKENATIKQLLGSLGLGVNVSSILIAISTFVILYLLGLHNWVGLSFSVITGLIAGIIIGQSTEYFTSQSYKPTKRVAESTQTGPATVIISGMGLGMISTAIPVITICAAIIIAFLCATNFNVRGMLEPQNLQLGLYGIGIAAVGMLSTLGITLATDAYGPIADNAGGNAEMSGLGEEVRKRTDALDSLGNTTAATGKGFAIGSAALTALALLASYMEEIKIALINAGETVLELADGVIKNIGELNIVDLIGYYKINLMNPTVLVGVFIGSMMAFVFCGLTMNAVGRAAQKMVDEVRRQFRVKPGILEGKDDPDYATCVQISTKGAQREMMLPSLLAIIIPVVTGIIFGVPGVMGVLVGGLGSGFVLAIFMANSGGAWDNAKKYIEEGNYGGKGSEAHKAAIIGDTVGDPFKDTAGPSLNILIKLMSMVAIVTAGVTVSFHLI from the coding sequence ATGCCAATTATTTTTTGGTTAGTACCAATCAGTTCGATAGTAGCTTTAGGTTTTGCTTACTATTTTTACAAAAAAACACTAAGCCTTGATGAAGGGACAGATATGATGAAAAAAATAGCCCTTCATGTTCGTCAAGGAGCAATGGCTTATCTAAGACAGCAATATAAAGTTGTAGCCATTGTTTTTGTTGTTATTACATTAATCTTCGCATTTCTTGCCTATGGTTTGAAAATCCAAAATCCCTGGGTGCCTTTTGCATTTATTACAGGAGGGTTTTTCTCAGGTTTAGCCGGATTTTTTGGAATGAAAACAGCTACTTACGCATCAGCTAGAACCGCAAATGCAGCCCGAAACTCTTTAAACAATGGTCTTAAAGTGGCTTTTCGCTCGGGTGCTGTAATGGGTTTAGTTGTTGTTGGGTTAGCATTACTTGACATATCTTTATGGTATATCATATTAGACAGATTTATTGTTGAAGCAACATCCGCCCAAAAACTTGTGGTTATAACTACAACCATGCTTACGTTTGGTATGGGTGCATCAACTCAAGCACTGTTTGCTCGTGTTGGAGGCGGTATATATACAAAAGCTGCTGACGTAGGTGCCGACCTTGTAGGAAAAATTGAAGCCGGTATCCCCGAAGATGACCCACGTAACCCAGCTACAATTGCCGATAACGTTGGTGATAACGTAGGAGACGTTGCGGGTATGGGTGCCGACCTTTATGAATCGTACGCTGGTTCAATTCTTGCAACTGCTTCGTTAGGTGCCGCTGCCTTCTACTCCTTCGAAGGTGATATGCAATTAAAAGCCGTACTTGCTCCAATGTTGGTAGCTGCTGTAGGTATATTTCTTTCAATTTTTGGTATATTTTTAGTACGAACAAAAGAGAATGCCACAATTAAACAACTACTTGGTTCTTTAGGACTTGGGGTAAATGTTAGTTCAATTTTAATTGCAATATCAACATTTGTAATTCTTTATCTATTAGGACTTCACAATTGGGTAGGATTATCGTTCTCTGTAATTACAGGTTTAATAGCCGGTATTATTATCGGGCAATCTACCGAGTACTTTACTTCGCAATCATATAAGCCTACAAAAAGAGTTGCAGAAAGCACTCAAACAGGTCCTGCCACTGTAATTATATCTGGTATGGGATTAGGAATGATTTCAACAGCCATTCCTGTAATAACAATATGTGCAGCAATTATTATTGCATTCTTATGTGCAACCAATTTTAATGTTCGAGGTATGCTCGAACCACAAAATTTACAGTTAGGACTATATGGTATTGGAATTGCAGCTGTTGGTATGCTTTCGACACTTGGTATTACCTTAGCAACTGACGCTTACGGACCAATAGCCGACAATGCAGGAGGAAATGCTGAAATGAGTGGACTTGGAGAAGAAGTACGTAAACGTACAGATGCTTTAGATTCACTTGGTAACACAACAGCAGCTACAGGCAAGGGATTTGCAATAGGTTCGGCTGCTTTAACCGCTCTTGCACTGTTAGCATCTTATATGGAAGAAATTAAAATTGCACTAATTAATGCTGGAGAAACAGTTCTTGAACTTGCAGACGGAGTAATTAAGAATATTGGTGAACTAAATATCGTTGACTTAATTGGCTATTACAAAATCAATCTAATGAACCCAACTGTTCTTGTAGGTGTTTTTATTGGTTCTATGATGGCATTTGTATTTTGCGGCTTGACAATGAATGCCGTTGGCCGTGCAGCACAAAAAATGGTTGATGAAGTTAGAAGACAATTCCGTGTTAAGCCCGGTATTCTTGAAGGTAAAGACGATCCTGATTATGCTACATGCGTTCAAATATCAACTAAAGGAGCCCAACGAGAAATGATGTTACCATCACTATTAGCAATAATAATCCCGGTTGTTACTGGAATTATATTCGGTGTTCCCGGGGTAATGGGGGTATTAGTTGGCGGATTAGGTTCCGGTTTTGTTCTTGCTATATTCATGGCCAACTCTGGTGGGGCTTGGGATAATGCAAAAAAATATATCGAAGAGGGTAACTACGGCGGTAAAGGTTCAGAAGCACATAAAGCCGCTATTATTGGAGATACGGTTGGTGACCCATTTAAAGATACAGCTGGACCAAGTTTAAATATTTTGATTAAACTTATGAGCATGGTTGCTATCGTTACAGCTGGTGTAACCGTGTCATTCCATCTGATATAA
- a CDS encoding RNA-binding transcriptional accessory protein — protein sequence MKNYYLDFVSQKLNIPIKNLNAAISLLEDGNSVPFISRYRKEKTGNLDEIALFEIEASLKRYYELEERKDTILRTIEDQGLLTDDLRKSIENEVEPTKLEDLYLPFRPKRRTKAIIAREKGLEPLAQMILAQKNDDPEFLAKAYINKDVLTTEEALSGARDIIAETISENAAVRDNLRQHFIRKAFISSQVVKGKEEEAATYRDYFDFSEQIKKCKPHRLMAMMRGDKDGLLRVRVTVETEEMEDIVAKRFVKSRNKAAEQVTIALKDSCKRLLAPSMETETLNYYKELADDEAIKVFASNLRQLLMMPPAGEKRIMGIDPGFRTGCKVVCLDEHGNLLHHETIYPHPPKSEEIAAARKMHTLIEAYNVELIAIGNGTASRETERFISSLRFRRDIKVYVVDESGASIYSASKIARDEFPDYDVTVRGAVSIGRRLSDPLAELIKIDPKSIGVGQYQHDVNQTKLKTELDQVVVSSVNKVGVNLNTASIQLLSYVSGLGPALAQNIVQYRKENGAFKERTELNDVPRLGAKAFQQCAGFLRIPGGLNPLDNSAVHPENYDTVHLMAEKLDTTVSELIGNSALLKKVNIAELVDEECGEYTLNDIIEELKKPGRDPRGKITSFQFDDRISSIDQLSEGMILTGIVTNITNFGVFVDIGIKQNGLVHISQISNTYIKSPADVVKLHQTVKVKVLLIDRDRERIQLTMKNVE from the coding sequence GTGAAAAATTATTATCTCGATTTTGTAAGCCAAAAATTAAATATTCCCATTAAAAACCTAAATGCGGCTATTTCGTTACTTGAAGACGGAAACTCTGTTCCTTTTATTAGCAGATATAGAAAAGAGAAAACCGGAAATCTCGACGAGATAGCTCTGTTTGAAATCGAAGCATCGTTAAAGCGTTATTATGAGTTAGAAGAGCGAAAAGATACGATATTACGAACGATAGAAGATCAAGGTTTGCTGACAGATGATTTAAGGAAAAGCATTGAAAATGAGGTTGAACCCACTAAACTTGAAGATTTATATTTACCGTTTAGACCTAAAAGACGTACCAAAGCAATAATAGCACGCGAAAAAGGACTTGAACCCTTGGCGCAAATGATATTGGCTCAGAAAAACGACGATCCCGAATTTCTTGCAAAAGCCTACATTAACAAAGATGTGCTAACCACCGAAGAGGCTCTCTCTGGTGCCAGAGATATTATTGCTGAAACAATTAGCGAAAATGCTGCAGTACGTGACAACTTACGACAACACTTTATCAGAAAGGCATTTATTAGCTCGCAAGTTGTAAAAGGAAAGGAAGAAGAAGCCGCTACTTATCGCGATTACTTCGATTTTTCGGAACAGATTAAAAAGTGTAAACCACACCGCTTAATGGCTATGATGCGCGGCGATAAAGATGGGTTATTGCGTGTACGCGTAACAGTCGAAACTGAAGAGATGGAAGATATTGTGGCAAAACGCTTTGTAAAATCACGAAACAAGGCAGCCGAGCAGGTTACAATTGCTTTAAAAGATTCTTGCAAACGTCTTTTGGCTCCGTCGATGGAGACCGAAACATTAAATTACTATAAAGAACTCGCTGATGATGAGGCTATTAAAGTGTTTGCATCAAATTTACGACAACTATTAATGATGCCTCCCGCCGGAGAGAAACGCATTATGGGAATTGACCCTGGTTTCAGAACAGGTTGCAAGGTTGTATGCCTCGATGAACACGGGAACTTGCTACACCATGAAACCATTTATCCGCACCCTCCAAAATCCGAAGAGATTGCAGCAGCAAGAAAAATGCACACGCTTATCGAAGCTTACAACGTTGAGCTGATTGCTATTGGAAATGGCACAGCAAGCCGAGAAACCGAACGGTTTATCTCATCACTCAGATTTCGTAGAGACATTAAGGTGTACGTTGTCGATGAAAGCGGAGCGTCAATTTATTCAGCCTCAAAAATCGCTCGGGACGAGTTCCCCGATTATGACGTAACCGTGCGCGGAGCCGTATCAATAGGGAGAAGACTTTCAGACCCATTAGCCGAACTTATAAAAATTGACCCAAAATCGATTGGAGTTGGTCAGTATCAACACGATGTAAACCAGACGAAACTGAAAACAGAACTCGACCAAGTGGTTGTAAGTAGCGTTAACAAAGTGGGAGTAAATCTCAATACTGCATCGATACAACTATTGTCGTATGTCTCTGGACTTGGACCTGCATTGGCACAAAATATTGTACAATACCGTAAAGAGAATGGGGCTTTTAAAGAGCGAACTGAGTTAAACGATGTTCCCAGATTAGGCGCAAAAGCATTTCAGCAATGTGCAGGATTCTTGAGAATACCAGGTGGCTTAAACCCTTTAGACAACTCGGCGGTACATCCCGAAAATTACGACACCGTACATTTAATGGCGGAAAAGCTCGACACCACTGTTTCGGAGCTAATTGGTAATTCGGCACTGCTAAAGAAAGTAAATATAGCCGAGTTGGTTGATGAAGAATGCGGAGAATACACTCTTAATGACATAATTGAAGAACTTAAAAAACCCGGAAGAGACCCACGTGGAAAAATAACATCGTTTCAGTTCGACGACAGAATATCTTCTATTGACCAACTATCAGAGGGAATGATACTTACAGGAATTGTTACCAACATTACAAATTTTGGAGTTTTTGTTGATATCGGTATCAAACAAAACGGATTGGTTCATATTTCACAAATTAGCAACACCTATATTAAAAGTCCTGCAGATGTTGTTAAATTGCACCAGACCGTGAAAGTTAAAGTGCTTTTGATTGACCGTGATAGAGAACGAATACAATTGACAATGAAAAACGTTGAATAG
- a CDS encoding PASTA domain-containing protein — translation MSKIPFFKQKVFWKHLGIAAASAFVFLWLVFFSLKIFTRHGRSQIVPDFTGLTIDEAKQVAKRHGLVLQISDSTFVRGRQKGTIVSHVPRSDDRVKKGRRIFATINAFTVPRIPMPNVTGVSYRQAKVTLESSGLKVGQLKYVPDPMKNYVLGQQYENRAIAPGTPIATGEPIDLVLGQGGSWQTTSVIDVIGMTLDEACSAINNEYLNVGSVLYDSSVQTYTDSLKSRIYKQSPQSGYSARLGTYVDLWLTIDDE, via the coding sequence ATGAGCAAAATACCGTTTTTTAAGCAAAAGGTTTTTTGGAAACACCTTGGCATAGCTGCTGCAAGTGCATTTGTATTTCTTTGGTTAGTGTTTTTCTCATTAAAGATTTTTACTCGTCACGGTCGTTCGCAAATTGTTCCTGATTTTACAGGGTTAACAATAGATGAAGCGAAACAAGTTGCAAAAAGACATGGATTAGTTCTTCAAATATCTGATTCAACGTTTGTTAGAGGAAGGCAAAAGGGAACTATCGTCTCACATGTTCCGCGTTCAGATGATAGAGTAAAAAAAGGTCGTAGAATTTTTGCCACAATCAATGCTTTTACAGTTCCTCGTATTCCAATGCCTAATGTTACAGGTGTTTCGTACCGGCAAGCGAAAGTAACGCTCGAAAGCTCAGGTTTAAAAGTTGGACAACTTAAATATGTACCCGATCCAATGAAAAATTATGTTTTAGGACAACAATATGAAAACAGAGCAATTGCCCCCGGAACCCCCATAGCTACAGGAGAGCCTATAGATCTGGTATTAGGTCAGGGTGGTTCGTGGCAAACAACCTCAGTAATTGATGTTATAGGAATGACACTCGATGAAGCCTGTAGTGCCATTAACAATGAATATTTAAACGTTGGTTCGGTTTTATATGACTCATCAGTACAAACTTATACCGATTCGCTAAAATCTCGTATTTACAAACAAAGCCCTCAAAGTGGTTACAGTGCACGATTAGGTACTTATGTCGATTTATGGCTTACTATTGATGATGAATAA